Proteins co-encoded in one Papaver somniferum cultivar HN1 chromosome 5, ASM357369v1, whole genome shotgun sequence genomic window:
- the LOC113282860 gene encoding pentatricopeptide repeat-containing protein At4g14190, chloroplastic-like — protein MNSIAVSFTFIQTLLNNSIWCKTLILKTPPLKLHTRNFQCFSSLSSPKPYIKPYNQTQEKDSIKQKTQTQKLTDLVNKLNQEESNPLQILRDEGDWSKDEFWTVIRFLKETSQYNQILQVFELWKNIEKTRIDEVNYEKIIVLLGQAGLMEKAVTLLQEMKGHGFGASLRVYSCMIHGLARRGDFENALIFLKEMVEESGVKPGVETYNGLLQAYGNYRMYDEMGKCVKRMESEGCVPEGVTYNLLIVEFAKGGLLKRMERAYRTMQSKRLDLKASTLFAMLEAYTDLGMVEEMEKIYRRALNTRISFGESLIRKIAGVYIKNFMFSRLDDFGIDMASRYGKKDLIWCLRLLSPDCLLSKKGMESIVREMETAKFPWNITTMNIMALAYLKMKDMRQLDVLLSQVQARGVKPDIVTVGVLCDAAVIGFHVSGVVDLWRRMGFLDKKVEMNTDPLVLTAFGKGYFLSSCEVMYTSAEPEEREKRSWTYRDFIDLVSKHKSINSSH, from the exons ATGAACTCAATTGCTGTTTCATTTACTTTCATCCAAACCCTATTAAACAACAGCATTTGGTGCAAAACCCTAATACTAAAAACCCCACCTTTGAAATTACACACAAGAAATTTCCAATGTTTCTCTTCTTTATCATCTCCAAAACCTTACATTAAACCCTACAACCAAACCCAAGAAAAAGACTCCATAAAACAGAAAACCCAAACTCAAAAGCTGACAGATTTAGTGAATAAGCTCAACCAAGAGGAATCAAACCCTCTGCAAATCCTCAGAGATGAAGGAGATTGGAGCAAAGATGAGTTCTGGACTGTTATTAGGTTTCTCAAAGAAACCTCTCAGTATAATCAAATTCTTCAG GTGTTTGAATTATGGAAGAACATAGAGAAAACCCGAATCGATGAAGTCAATTATGAGAAGATTATAGTGTTGTTAGGGCAAGCAGGTCTTATGGAAAAAGCTGTCACTCTTTTGCAAGAAATGAAGGGTCATGGTTTTGGTGCATCTTTGAGAGTTTACAGTTGCATGATTCATGGACTTGCCCGCAGAGGGGACTTCGAAAATGCGTTAATCTTTTTGAAGGAGATGGTGGAAGAAAGTGGTGTGAAACCAGGAGTTGAAACTTATAATGGGCTTCTTCAAGCTTATGGGAATTATCGAATGTATGATGAGATGGGTAAGTGTGTGAAAAGGATGGAGTCGGAAGGTTGTGTACCTGAGGGTGTTACTTATAATTTGCTCATTGTGGAGTTTGCAAAAGGTGGACTGCTCAAAAGAATGGAACGAGCTTATCGAACTATGCAGTCAAAGCGGCTGGATTTGAAAGCTTCGACTTTGTTTGCAATGCTTGAGGCGTATACAGATTTGGGAATGGTAGAGGAGATGGAGAAGATATATCGCAGGGCTTTGAACACGAGGATCTCTTTTGGCGAAAGTTTGATTAGAAAAATAGCTGGAGTTTACATTAAAAACTTCATGTTTTCTCGGTTAGATGATTTTGGAATTGATATGGCTTCAAGATATGGGAAGAAGGATCTTATTTGGTGTCTTCGGCTTCTTTCTCCGGACTGTCTTCTTAGTAAAAAAGGCATGGAGTCCATTGTTCGGGAGATGGAAACAGCTAAATTTCCATGGAATATAACAACTATGAATATTATGGCACTCGCGTATCTGAAGATGAAAGATATGAGGCAGCTGGATGTACTGCTGTCGCAAGTTCAAGCAAGGGGTGTCAAACCTGATATTGTTACTGTGGGAGTTTTATGTGATGCTGCTGTAATCGGCTTTCATGTGTCTGGGGTTGTTGATTTATGGAGGCGGATGGGCTTCTTAGACAAAAAGGTGGAAATGAACACTGATCCATTGGTTCTAACTGCTTTTGGGAAGGGTTATTTTCTGAGTAGTTGTGAAGTAATGTACACTTCTGCAGAaccagaagaaagagaaaagagatCCTGGACTTATCGCGATTTCATCGACTTGGTATCCAAACACAAATCAATAAATTCCAGTCATTAA
- the LOC113282863 gene encoding uncharacterized protein LOC113282863 has protein sequence MQGETAATTAANHGHHRCSKCNWPYANPHPSAKQRRHHKKVCGKVQGYVATSTDNNEDDNKPLNADDNNDSDATSSSTHLNASDEKQQQSDESKNQIPIQIKDEEKSNGKGKLDKWLSAKSEGGDEFSDATTDFAADPLSRTNSIIQQANDPSNDSNSESPGASEKVEDQMENGRKEDLASSSDMPLLVDSRANKSGNLYSENTQSDENITEVKQVSEINEDDLVETLSSSIDSSAGKISGEESEIDSKSEKMNGLTGQEISPDIVDACKVAVTDNEAKEAIIESKVSQADNGLKGFETSSSAIDSSADKISGEDSEIDSKMDGLMEQEISPDIVDALKVLVTDDEVKEAMMDSKVSLAEISPSHTEVFITREVNEDLSVHPENARVDIEKLSEVNVEDSDDHELLKPELGVVADCSKVIENDNEEVHLSSSKSGPNADSIVPEEQVHGDNLQQEEATSKMMLQEVIVEGQADIPVAMDTVDNGVESLPDNTNDVSALSQTEKDEIDAVLGVQELHCGQEDQSSNIVPEAHSVAAAGADRIPSPSDAVNIIAVCEDEAKVDYPNVSVTSRGVATEESFTNPTEKSPVVAVCPTEPVENLIHEERNLNDSGGSEVIHSCAENSEVKELLVASVNGKVEDTIIENSAREPSDVHSQSLLVEEGNSLLKQQQSDSLVVQPPDCSTDTISQTDSVEANWGSVSDGTSLSLKEDVSDVQGTNTPVSMEAAQGTDSQNRSIDRFEPPSVTSVAKSSNEGDLKSASEIQTLTTQGEKKEDGSAKLSSDSGKAHSTSLRSLLGSIIESKKVKTKQNDDDHLPKTVNSTTATERAMKTNQQKEWDSPARFPVTMHREKRKAKQWVPFMCCSSAVNLKTQ, from the exons atgcAAGGAGAAACAGCAGCGACGACGGCGGCTAATCACGGACATCACAGATGCTCTAAATGTAATTGGCCGTATGCAAATCCACATCCAAGTGCTAAACAAAGAAGACATCATAAGAAAGTTTGTGGCAAAGTTCAAGGTTACGTTGCTACTTCTACTGATAATAATGAAGATGATAATAAACCCTTGAATGCTGATGATAATAATGATTCCGATGCTACTTCTTCTTCTACTCATTTAAATGCTTCTgatgaaaaacaacaacaatCTGATGAAAGCAAAAATCAAATCCCAATCCAAATCAAGG ATGAAGAGAAAAGCAATGGGAAAGGTAAACTGGACAAATGGTTATCAGCTAAATCTGAAGGAGGGGATGAATTCTCTGATGCGACTACTGATTTTGCAGCAGACCCTCTTTCAAGGACTAATA GTATTATCCAACAAGCAAATGATCCATCGAATGACAGCAACAGCGAATCTCCTGGAGCTTCTGAAAAGGTAGAAGATCAGATGGAGAATGGCAGAAAGGAAGATCTTGCCTCTAGTTCTGATATGCCGTTATTGGTGGATTCCAGAGCAAATAAATCCGGAAATCTGTACTCTGAGAATACACAGAGTGACGAGAATATCACGGAGGTCAAGCAGGTCAGTGAGATAAATGAGGATGACCTAGTGGAAACCTTGTCATCATCTATTGATTCTTCAGCTGGTAAAATTTCTGGCGAGGAATCTGAGATAGATTCCAAATCGGAAAAGATGAATGGTCTTACGGGACAGGAAATTTCACCAGATATTGTTGATGCCTGTAAAGTTGCAGTGACAGATAATGAAGCCAAGGAAGCAATAATAGAGTCAAAGGTTTCCCAAGCTGATAATGGACTCAAAGGTTTCGAAACATCGTCATCAGCTATTGATTCTTCAGCTGATAAAATTTCTGGCGAGGATTCTGAGATAGATTCCAAAATGGATGGTCTTATGGAACAGGAAATTTCACCAGATATTGTTGATGCCCTTAAAGTGTTAGTGACAGATGATGAAGTCAAGGAAGCAATGATGGACTCAAAGGTTTCCCTAGCTGAAATTTCTCCTAGTCATACTGAAGTTTTTATCACCAGAGAAGTGAACGAGGACTTATCTGTTCATCCGGAAAATGCTCGTGTGGATATAGAAAAACTATCTGAGGTAAATGTGGAGGATTCTGATGACCATGAACTGTTGAAACCAGAATTAGGTGTAGTTGCTGACTGTAGCAAAGTGATTGAAAATGATAATGAAGAAGTTCATTTGAGTTCCAGCAAATCGGGTCCAAATGCTGACTCCATTGTGCCTGAAGAGCAAGTTCATGGAGACAACCTTCAACAGGAGGAGGCGACTAGCAAAATGATGCTACAAGAGGTAATTGTTGAGGGTCAAGCAGATATTCCGGTAGCAATGGATACAGTTGATAATGGCGTTGAATCCCTTCCCGATAATACAAACGATGTTTCAGCTTTAAGCCAAACCGAGAAGGACGAAATAGATGCCGTTCTTGGGGTGCAGGAACTTCATTGTGGTCAGGAAGATCAATCAAGCAACATTGTGCCTGAAGCACATTCAGTAGCTGCAGCTGGTGCTGATAGAATACCTTCTCCCTCTGATGCCGTAAATATTATTGCTGTTTGTGAAGATGAAGCTAAAGTTGATTATCCTAATGTAAGTGTAACCAGCCGCGGAGTAGCTACAGAGGAAAGTTTCACCAATCCCACAGAAAAATCCCCTGTAGTTGCAGTTTGTCCTACTGAACCTGTGGAGAATTTAATCCATGAAGAGAGAAATTTGAATGACAGTGGTGGGAGTGAAGTGATCCACAGTTGTGCTGAAAACTCCGAAGTCAAAGAGTTGCTGGTCGCCTCAGTGAATGGAAAAGTTGAAGATACCATTATTGAGAATTCTGCTAGAGAACCATCCGACGTTCACTCTCAGTCGTTATTGGTGGAAGAGGGTAATAGCCTTCTGAAACAGCAACAGTCTGATAGTTTAGTTGTCCAGCCTCCAGATTGCTCCACTGATACAATTAGTCAAACTGATAGTGTGGAGGCAAATTGGGGATCTGTTTCAG ATGGAACGTCTCTTTCCTTGAAAGAAGATGTGAGTGATGTACAAGGAACTAATACCCCTGTGTCGATGGAGGCAGCACAAGGAACTGACTCGCAGAATAGAAGCATCGACAGATTTGAGCCACCTTCTGTCACATCTGTGGCCAAATCCAGTAATGAAGGAGACCTAAAATCTGCTTCTGAAATCCAGACGCTAACTACTCAAGGggagaagaaagaagatggcAGTGCAAAGTTGAGTTCTGATTCTGGGAAAGCACATAGTACTTCATTAAGAAGTCTCCTTGGGTCAATAATCGAAAGCAAGAAGGTGAAAACCAAACAAAATGACGATGATCACTTACCCAAGACTGTGAATTCTACAACTGCCACGGAACGGGCCATGAAAACAAACCAGCAGAAGGAATGGGATTCCCCAGCAAGGTTTCCAGTGACAATGCACAGAGAAAAGAGGAAAGCGAAACAATGGGTACCAttcatgtgttgctcgtctgctGTCAATTTGAAAACCCAGTGA
- the LOC113282859 gene encoding protein PRD1-like, with amino-acid sequence MKMMIEVIIRVHKVIDHHYELKQNKEEVVDDDGGEGYRSVSREFIVRISDFLSSGSLAWSRRQIYMLHCFGVLLSNQKNDLSVHVKDRGALISNLVNGLQLPSEEIRGEILFVLFKVFLLQAGDDPEDLLVYCPKLLSLSLEALMKTQSDEVRTNCIALLTVLAQRGYFESAFANDNTWRSSGEEDNFMQATGPTADYNTMTNLFAEAIKGPLLSSDTQVQIGTLDLIFHCLSREGHNTSSAAILVEENIADYVFEILRLSGYKDPAVISCLRVLGLLSVAENQFNQRLVIGFSTLVPVLHYVSEVPFHPVQSHTLKLIWTCISNSPGTVSSSQLEELALLLTGMFKRHTNGDMGMLPETFTLACSIFGSILQCPSSEGITTLLATAKEATRNAILSCLCEHQKHPNHLLLYALYLLKETHAFSSEERDDVSNSAESMSCTIDLCENHLLPWLRRVLDDVEEEDVILGILETFHMILLQGSDQQATKFTEVLASSAWFSLSYGCMGLFPTEKMKCRVYLMLSSVVDWAFGDESGQPIRDAAPHLPSDPQDLLFLLGQKSGHDLDLLSCQSAVLLILYTASLYDERLADEKQVLASLEQYILVNQSNFLSGVVNSMIWIQFINLYALYRGKAKTSYQVPYSPEAEKLVFYLIDKEWDLLSSKIHPVAVKWLFQQEKVTAPMLSQILNFSRLTCPYGAHITVPGNQNGKVDVNFFAELVAAEDNFAARLLVSLLTQLQKEECQVENTTSVLNLMVLIINISPDASDQLCVHGIGHALHSLCCISSYNSSHEIFFTCALLIFNILRTVKPELLSDHEIWLLLTTKLLEVLIPTLAEGTCKQEGLLVIGILSQVLHLSTMEAFKEASLAILVNTPLISAVDNIIYTACSKGPALVDHDESTGIGETLIFVLLLYLCSLKSMHALPEGTLGWKSNLEPSGAAMPLHMICIQCHDLCRLLHFGTPLVKLLASNCLLELLSRISDQRSKTCDELNCSNKYLKSVMAVLEGLVFDNDVRVAINCGLCLSTILGWGKPRVIEDSKWCRLIVEELALSLAAPSLASKLFTNQHKAASHVAVALLRLDPVPRWMRSVFNCSCISGIVKNLSANNVTEEMVQLFRALLISDYLKTEQIDGLNNVFQACRQHDYTQCSEEIITENHSEMVVAVPDDLDKVRRLLIRLISSDTSTSEISRGVQSRNRRLLDEIEMFFQDASRRE; translated from the exons atgaagatgatgataGAAGTAATAATTCGTGTTCACAAGGTCATAGATCATCACTACGAATTGAAACAAAACAAGGAGGAAGT TGTTGATGATGACGGTGGTGAGGGTTATCGGTCTGTTTCTCGTGAATTCATTGTCAGGATTTCTGATTTTCTCTCTTCGGGTTCGTTAGCTTGGAGTCGTCGCCAGATCTACATG CTACACTGTTTTGGGGTTCTCTTAAGTAATCAGAAAAATGATCTTTCAGTCCACGTCAAAGATAGAGGAGCTCTCATTTCTAACCTTGTCAATGGTCTTCAGTTGCCAAG CGAAGAGATTCGTGGAGAAATCCTGTTTGTTTTGTTCAAAGTATTTTTATTACAAGCTGGAGATGATCCAGAGGATTTACTTGTCTACTGCCCCAAACTCTTGAGTTTATCACTGGAAGCACTCATGAAGACTCAAAGTGATGAAGTTCGTACAAACTGTATAG CGCTGCTGACAGTATTAGCTCAAAGGGGGTACTTCGAGAGCGCGTTTGCAAACGACAACACTTGGAGGAGTTCTGGAGAAGAAGATAACTTCATGCAAGCAACAGGACCTACGGCAGATTATAATACTATGACGAACTTATTTGCTGAAGCCATAAAAGGCCCACTTCTTTCTTCTGACACGCAAGTCCAGATTGGCACACTAGACTTGATTTTTCATTGCTTGTCAAGGGAAGGCCACAACACCAGTAGTGCAGCAATCCTGGTAGAAGAAAACATTGCCGATTACGTGTTTGAAATACTCAGATTATCGG GGTACAAAGATCCAGCAGTCATTTCTTGCCTCAGGGTTCTAGGTCTTCTATCAGTGGCTGAGAATCAATTCAACCAAAGGCTTGTTATCGGGTTTTCAACTCTGGTTCCTGTTTTGCATTATGTATCTGAAGTGCCTTTTCATCCAGTCCAATCTCATACATTGAAGCTTATTTGGACTTGTATCTCGAACAGTCCAGGAACAGTCTCAAGTTCTCAACTTGAAGAGCTGGCTTTGCTCCTGACAGGTATGTTCAAGAGACATACCAATGGTGATATGGGTATGCTTCCAGAGACCTTCACGTTGGCTTGCTCAATCTTTGGGTCTATCCTGCAATGTCCATCTTCTGAAGGAATTACAACTCTCCTAGCGACAGCCAAAGAAGCCACTAGAAATGCAATCTTATCCTGTCTTTGTGAACACCAGAAACATCCTAACCATCTTCTTTTGTATGCTTTATATCTGTTGAAAGAAACTCACGCATTCAGTAGTGAAGAGAGAGATGATGTGTCGAACTCTGCAGAGTCAATGAGCTGTACCATAGACTTATGTGAGAACCATCTATTACCTTGGCTGCGAAGAGTTTTAGATGATGTGGAGGAGGAAGACGTCATTTTAGGAATACTAGAAACTTTTCACATGATATTGCTCCAGGGATCTGATCAGCAAGCTACGAAGTTCACCGAAGTTTTGGCTTCATCAGCTTGGTTTAGCTTGTCCTATGGTTGCATGGGGTTATTTCCAACAGAGAAGATGAAATGCAGAGTATATCTGATGCTCAGTTCAGTAGTCGATTGGGCTTTCGGGGATGAATCTGGCCAACCCATCAGAGATGCAGCTCCACACCTCCCATCAGATCCTCAGGACTTGCTTTTTCTGCTCGGGCAGAAGAGTGGCCATGATTTAGACTTGCTTTCCTGCCAATCTGCAGTTCTCCTAATATTATATACCGCCTCTTTATATGATGAGAG ACTTGCGGATGAAAAGCAGGTACTGGCTTCTTTGGAGCAATATATTCTTGTCAACCAAAGCAATTTTCTCTCCGGGGTTGTCAATTCAATGATATGGATCCAATTCATAAACTTATATGCACTATATAGGGGTAAAGCTAAAACGAGTTACCAGGTTCCATATAGTCCAGAGGCTGAAAAGCTCGTGTTCTATCTAATAGACAAAGAGTGGGATCTTCTTTCTTCAAAAATTCACCCAGTGGCAGTAAAATGGTTGTTTCAACAAGAAAAAGTCACTGCACCTATGCTTAGTCAGATCTTGAATTTCAGCAGATTAACCTGCCCATATGGTGCCCACATAACTGTACCTGGCAACCAGAATGGGAAAGTAGATGTGAATTTTTTTGCAGAGTTGGTTGCAGCAGAAGACAACTTCGCAGCAAGACTGCTAGTTTCTTTGTTGACGCAGCTGCAAAAGGAAGAATGTCAAGTAGAGAACACCACATCAGTACTGAATCTCATGgtactaatcataaacatctccCCAGATGCCTCAGATCAATTGTGCGTGCATGGAATTGGACATGCACTCCACAGTTTGTGTTGCATCTCAAGTTACAATTCTTCACACGAGATCTTCTTCACTTGCGCACTTCTGATCTTCAACATTCTACGCACAGTAAAACCTGAACTACTCTCAGACCACGAAATTTGGCTTCTGCTTACCACGAAG TTGCTGGAAGTCTTAATCCCAACATTGGCAGAAGGTACCTGTAAACAAGAAGGGCTCCTAGTGATAGGAATTCTTTCTCAAGTCCTTCACCTCTCCACCATGGAAGCATTCAAAGAAGCTTCGCTTGCCATACTTGTCAATACACCCTTGATCTCTGCAGTCGACAATATCATCTACACAGCCTGCTCGAAAGGTCCAGCTCTAGTTGACCATGATGAGAGTACAGGGATTGGGGAGACTCTAATATTTGTGCTTCTATTGTATTTGTGCTCTTTGAAAAG TATGCATGCTCTCCCAGAAGGGACTCTTGGCTGGAAAAGTAATCTCGAGCCTTCTGGCGCAGCAATGCCACTTCATATGATCTGCATCCAGTGCCATGATTTATGCAGGCTACTACATTTTGGTACTCCGTTGGTGAAGTTACTTGCTTCAAATTGCTTGTTGGAACTGTTGAGCAGAATTTCAGATCAGAGAAGTAAAACATGTGATGAGTTAAATTGCTCCAATAAATACCTAAAATCTGTCATGGCTGTTCTGGAAGGCTTGGTATTTGATAATGACGTGAGAGTAGCTATTAATTGTGGACTTTGTTTATCAACAATCTTGGGATGGGGGAAACCAAGAGTGATCGAAGATAGTAAATGGTGCAGGCTGATTGTGGAAGAACTGGCTTTATCACTGGCAGCTCCAAGTTTGGCGTCAAAACTGTTCACAAATCAACACAAGGCTGCAAGCCATGTAGCAGTTGCATTACTAAGACTAGATCCCGTGCCTCGTTGGATGAGATCTGTGTTCAATTGTTCATGCATTTCTGGTATAGTTAAAAACCTTTCAGCTAATAATGTCACTGAAGAAATGGTACAGTTATTCCGAGCACTGTTGATATCAGACTACCTGAAGACAGAGCAGATAGATGGCCTAAATAACGTCTTCCAG GCTTGCAGGCAACACGATTACACACAGTGTTCGGAAGAGATCATTACAGAAAATCATTCTGAGATGGTAGTTGCTGTCCCCGATGACCTAGACAAAGTACGTCGGCTGCTAATCCGGTTAATTTCCTCTGACACATCAACAAGCGAGATTTCCAGGGGAGTCCAATCTAGGAATAGAAGGTTGTTGGACGAAATAGAAATGTTTTTTCAGGATGCATCTAGAAGAGAGTAA